The Bdellovibrio sp. NC01 genome includes the window GTGCTTCGGTGGTCCTCCAGGCGTTGGTAAAACTTCTTTGGGTAAATCTATCGCTCGTGCGATGGGCCGTGAATACTTCCGTATCGCTTTGGGCGGCGTGAAAGATGAAGCGGAAATCCGTGGTCACCGCCGTACATATGTAGGTGCGATGCCAGGTAAAATTATCCAAGCTCTTCGCCAAGCGAAAACAAACAATCCAGTTATCGTACTCGATGAAGTAGATAAATTGGGTTCTGATTTCCGCGGTGACCCTTCAGCAGCAATGCTTGAGGTTTTGGATCCAGAACAAAATTCAACGTTCCGTGATAACTATTTGAACGTGGATTTCGATCTTTCAAACGTGTTGTTCATCGCAACTGCGAACGTGTTGGAGAATATCCCACCAGCATTGCGTGACCGTATGGAAATCTTGAACATCCCTGGTTACACAGAGAACGATAAACTTTTGATCACTAAAAAACATTTGATCAGAAGACAAATCGAAGCAAACGGTATCACTGAAGAGAACATCTCTTTCACTGATGAAGGTATCAAGTACTTGATCGCAGGTTACACTCGCGAAGCAGGTCTTCGTAACCTAGAGCGTGAAGTAGGTTCAGTTTGCCGTAAAGTTGCTAAGATGGTGGTCATGGGTGAAAAGAATTTCGTAGAAGTAAATCCTACGACAGTTCCAGAGCTTCTTGGTCCTCCACGCTTCCAACGCGACGACAAAATCGCTGACTCTCAAGTTGGTGTTGTGCAAGGTCTTGCATGGACACAAGCTGGTGGCGAAGTGTTGACTGTTGAAGCTTTGAAAATGAAAGGTAAAGGACATCTTGCACTCACTGGCCAACTTGGCGATGTGATGAAAGAGTCTGCTCACGCAGCAATGTCATACGCGAAAGCCCACATGGAAGAACTAAATATTCCAGAGGATTTCTTCGAGAAGTACGACATCCATATCCACTTGCCAGCAGGCGCTATCCCTAAAGATGGTCCTTCTGCAGGTATCACTCTTACAACTGCGCTTGTAAGTTTGATGACTGGTACTCCTGTTCGTCACGATATCGCGATGACAGGTGAAGTGACTCTTCAAGGTCGCGTCCTTCCAGTCGGCGGTATCCGTGAGAAATGTTTGGCAGCTTTGAACCTTGGAATTACGAACATCATTATTCCAATGGCTTGTAAAAAGGACTTAGCGGATATTCCGAAAGTTTTCAGAGACAACATCAACTTCATTTTCGCGGAAAACTTGGATGAAGTGTTCGCAGTAGCGTTCGATAAAGATGCTGCTGGCCAGGCTAAAAAGACTGGTACTAAGAAAACAGAAAAGAAAACAAAATCCCTAGCTGCGTAGTTCGCTACGTCGCTAAGGTACATCGCCCCTCCCAAACGATGCAAAAAAGGACTGAGCAATCAGTCCTTTTTTATTTTCATCTACAAAAATATTTTGAACTAGTCTTGCTACAATCTGTGTTTCACGTAAAATCTTTTGAAAAGGATTCTGCGATGAAAAGATTTTCTGCTTTGTTGATTTCAGCTTTGATTGCTCTTTCTGCCAACTCTGCTTTCGCGCGAAAAAAGAAAGCGACAACAATCTTCAAATATTCTGGCGTCGTTGAACGCTGTCATGATGGTGACACTTGCCGAGTCATCACAAGCTCAAACAAAGTTTTAAAAGTTCGTTTCGCCGGTATCGACTGTCCTGAGTTATCACAAAGAAATGGTAAGGACGCACGTGACTACACAGAAGGTTTAATCAAAGGCCGCAATGTGAATCTTGAGTGCAACGGTAACTCCTATGACCGTCTTACTTGCACAGTTTTCCTAGACGAAAAGAACATTAACCAAATGATCGTGGATAATGGCTGGGCTTGGGATTCGACAAAATATTCTCACGGCCGTTACATTGCTGCAGTTTCTGCTGCGAAAGCAAAGCGTTTAGGAATTTGGGCCGATAAAGATTTAGTAAGCCCGTATTGTTATCGCCATCCAAGTTATCGCAAGTGCCAAACTGATAAAGTGTATATGCCCTAACTAACTACTCAGTCCAGATTCGAAACAGTGTTCCCATAAACACTACTCTCTCCCAAAAATTTGTTTATCATTTTCTTATGGGTAGATTTCATCTGGGACGTCGGGGGCAAGGTACACTACTGATTGTATCGGTATTGTGTGTAGTGGGAGTCATTGTATTGATGACCTCACTCGACGTATTCACGAAAGACTACAATTATAAATCCATCGATTTCGATCAGGTTTTGTTAGATGAAGCGACAAGCTCTTCATTCGCCGTGATGGAATCAGCATTATCTCGTCGCTTGTGGGAACCACCTCCCGATAGCAATTGTTTAAAAGCTGAAACATTTAGTGTTGATGGTAGTCTTCCTAACGGCATCACTTGGAAAGTTGATACGACTTTCAATTTCACCACTAAAAATTTTGAAATGACGGCGACGGGAAAATATCGTCGTTTAACTTCGACGTTTAAAAAGCGTGTGAAGGTTTTGGATGTGTCGGATTATCTGTTGTTTTCCGGTAGTGATGACGAGGTTGTTTTGGGTCGAAATTATGATCCGACAACTCCGGCTGCTTTGATTGCCAAAGACCGCAGGATTTATACACAAGGTCCATTGCAAGCATATGGAATGGTTCCACGTGCAAATCCCAACACCGACTGGAGTGGTTCAACCTCAGTCTTCCCTGGCGAATGGGGAACGATCATTCAAGGCGATCGCATGCAGTTCGGTGGTGGTCTTTACTATCGTTCTTATGCGGTTCCGCAACCCAATCCATCAAATGCAACACTCTTAGGTTTGTTATCACCTTATTCCAACGCTTGGGGCACTCCACAGAAGACCCTGTCTTCCTTTGGTGGAGGTTCAATGGTGATCACGAAGGACTCATCCGTCGCGGAAACTTTGCGTGATCAAGTTATTAATGGTTCTGGCACTCCAAACACCAAAGCGTCATTAAAAAATCAGGTCTATCCAGTTGCTTTATTTGGGGGAAATCCTCCCCTTGAATCATGGAATGCGTCTGACAGTGGAAACTATTTTAACGACGTCGATAGATATTCCATATTCTATTATAACTATGCTGGTGCTAATAATTTCGGAATTCGCATTAATGCCACTTGCATGTCGAAACCCGATGCATTCGATGCAAAAAAATATTGTTCTCATTCAGAACATTTTCCCAAAGGTTTCAAGCAATGGCGTAAAGACGCAGGACTTGATGGATATCTTTACACTTCGGATTCAGAAGTTGTTCCTTCACCTTCGATGAACTGGGACAATCTTGAGGCTCTCGAAGACGATGCTAAACTCTGTGGGCAAGTTATCAGTACCCCTGTTTCCGCATACGAAGACTGCGCAATTTGGGATAACAACTTCTTGCAAAGTTATGCCGGAAATTCTTCAACTGCGTGTGCGAAGATTTCGCGTTTGGATATGGAAAGTTTATCTTTAAACAACTTCAATCCATCGCAACTAACTGATGCGTCGCTAAGTGATCGTCTTTTACGTCGAGTTGTTTACACGAAAGTTCCAACAGAAATTAAACAATCCAACAACGCCGGCTTAATGGTCAGTGCGCTTTCAAACAATGCTGCCCGCCAGAAGTTTGCATTGTGGATTGTTGGGGAAGACACGATTTCTTTGCGTGGTGCACAGGCCGATACGACATCACCACTTGATACTGATCCGGGCCGCCTGCGCGAAGTGGTTTTTAATAAAGATTCTACTGGCGCGAACAAACCAGGCATTTCAATGGTGTTGTTATCACCAGAACAGGTTCATCTGTTAAGTCCGTTCTATGTTCCGATGGATCAGACTTATATGAATCAGCGCTGGCCTTCATCTGGTGGTAAGATTAAACCGATTATTCATAATCTTACTGATCCTCGCTATGAAGAAGATGGCTTTAAATATGGCTATCGTCGTTTCTATTTAAATAATATCAGTCTAATTACGACCGCAAAAACGAATGTCAGTGCGCCGTTTGTGATGCAAGGTTTATGGTCAGGGCCCGATTCGGGTGCCGAACAATTTATTGCCAACGGTTGTATGGTTTCGACATCTGGCCAACCCGTGACTGCAGTTGCTCCAAGTAGCGTGACTGACTACGCGCAAGCTGGATATAGAGGCGGAACATCGCCGCTTCCCGCAGCTGGCTCTAAATACTACAACGGCAGTGAACTTCCTCTTCGTTTTTATCCGAATGTATTCTGGAAACAAATGAGTGTGCTAGGCCCCGAACGACAAGAATCGGATTTGCTCCTTACAGGAATTCGTATCTATGTAAACTTCGATGCGACAGTCATTCCAGGGAAACGTGATTTAACGACGCCACTGCATGCCGCCGCAGAATCAAGATATCAAAACCCTGCGTTCTTCGATATTTCACATAAGCATTTCACTTACGACCGCGGCGTTTACTATAAACCTAAACCCGCTTTCACGCCGTGTATTCAAGCGAACGCTGAATACATTGTGCCAGCAAGTGCTTCAGAAACGACGGCACCTTACGCGGTAAATCCATCTGTGAATAATGGTCGTTACGTATTCGTACAAACATCACCTGATTCAAGTTATCGCAACATCGGTTCCATCGTCGGCGTTGATCAACCTGTGATCGAGACAAGGAATACGAAGTGATTTTGAATAAACGCGGTATGACTCTTATTGAAGTGCTTTTGGCGATTGGAATTTCAGTCGTTGGCGTTTCAATTTTTCTTTTCTTTGTTCTTTCTTCGCGCAAACACGTTTCCCACGTCGATCGCTCTATCATTTTGAAAGAAGTTTTGACGGACAATGTGATTGAACTCAAAGGCTTGCAGATCGCAGATCTTGCGCCGATCGGTAAGTGTTTCATGCGCACTTATAAAGCGGATAAAACTTTTGTGTCTGAAACGACTGTGGATCTTAACAGTGGCGCGTGCCCGCAACCCGATTTAACTCAAAATATGATTTATATCGGTTGGGGTATGCAACCCGCTTCGGATATCGATGCCAGTTTCAGCTCCAGCTCTTTGAAGCTTCCAAAATATTCGGACACCCTTCGCAAAGTGACGATGCAAGTATGGGGTTGGAGTGATGGCGAAGGTAAAACGATTGTTAACAGCCAGATTGTGATCTTTAAGCGATGAAGAAACGTAAAAACGGTTACACCATGATTGAGCTTTTGTTGGCGGCGGGTCTTGCGACTCTCGTTATCGGTGGAACTATTCAGGTCATCTATTTCTTCTTTTCCGAAAAAAAGAACTTAGACGATTGGAGTTCGACCCAAATCGACATGTCTTTTTCGATTAAGAATATTGAAAATGATTTACGTAACGTCGTTCGCTTTGATCCGACCGAAGATTTGTTGGCTAATAATGATGGACTTTATTTCGGTTTAAGCTCTATCACGCCAGATAATGCCCCAGCAGAGTGTTTGGCTGATGCGACCCATTCTGTTTTCCGTTACACAGCACTTGATCGCAACACTCGCTCGGAACGTCTGTTGCGTTCTTGGTCAGAAACAAACGATTCTGGAAAATCTGCATCCGCAAATGAACTTCGTGTGACTGCCGACGGGACCGATCAATCTTTGTTTCAAGCGAATAAAGCACCTACCGAAATTACGATCGTCGATGCGGATCGCAGATACATTCGTCGTTATGAAGTTGGCTCTGTGAAAATGAATTTAAATTCCGCTACGGATCCTTATGACGATCAAGCCAAAACCGACGCTAACGGCAACCAGCTTACTTACAATTACGCCAGTGTGTTTTTGAAAATGCCAAAGAATGCAAAGGCTTCACCTACCCAACTGACCAGTTCGGTTTTTATTACGGGTAGTGAGGCGTATGCTTCGTCGACCGTCTTCATATGTCTGCGAAAGACTGATCTGAGCCTTATTAAGATTGAACCTCTGACAAATAAAACAACGGTGCTTTTGCAGAACCGTCCGGCAGAATTCAATGTCTCTTCTTTCGTGGCGAAGTATTTAGGTACAAAAAAAGGTGTGCGTGTCGATCCCGCGAACTTCCTGCCTGATACTTTTAGCGATCCGAATGGATTTTGCGTGAACTCTATTTATTTAGAATTGAAGGCGACTTTGCCGCTCAAGAATCAAGCCGGTGCTGCGACCAGCAGTAACATGACAAAGAATACCGTCTCGAGGGCGCGAACTATTTTTGCTACGAACTTAAATGCAAAAAGAGCCCTTGCCTGCATTCAGTAAAGAATCGGAAAGAGCTCTTCAAGTACGGGAAGGGTCTTTTAAATTATTGTTTGAAACCTTTTAAGCGATCGTTTTCAGATTCAAGAACTCTAACCAGAGTTTTTAGATCCGCAACTTCGTCTTTGAGTTGAAGGATTTGCTCCTCTTTTTCCTGAAGGATTAAAGTGTAAGCCTTCTTCAACTCGTTCAAAAGTTTGTTCGCGGCAGTGAGAATCGGCTCATCCTTGTTCACCTTAACGGTCTTATCAACCAGGTCCTGAGCCTTCATTTCGTCTTTTGAAGTGGCCATGTCACTACCTTCTTTCATCATTCCTTGATGAGCACCCACCAAAGCGAGGTCGCTTTCTTGGGAGGGGCGATATACTCTTTGATGGGTACTCACCGGTTCGTCCATGATGAAGTACTTGCCGTCTTCAAATCGGAACTTGATGTCGTTGGCTTTGATTCTTCGGCGGAGCGTGCTCACACTAATCTTATGTTTAGTGGAGTAGTCCGTTAGCGGTAACCAAGAACCGTAAGTCTCAACGTTCATCAAATCCCCTATACCCACCTCAATTACGAGCTGAAGTGCGATAGGCTTAGCTTTTTGGTGAGGTGGTCACCTACTCAGCCTGCGTAATCAACCCTATCACAGGACTTCAGTCTGTCAAATTTAGTGTGAATAGTTATTCAAATTCAAGGAAAAACAGGACCTTGATCTGGTTATTCATCGCCTAGTCACTAGACCAACGTCTGAATAGGCAAGGTTTCTGTGTTGTTTTGCGTGGTCAAACGAAGAACTCTTTGCTCGAACCCTAAAAAAACCAAATACTTAAGTTATTGATATGCGTATTAAAGACAAAAAGAAAGTGGCCTTGGTACTCAGTGGTGGAGGCATTAAAGCTGCCGCATTCCACATCGGTGTTTGCCTAGCCCTTCAAGAAAAAGGATTCAAATTTGCGGGCGGCACCAAAGAGATGGTGCGTCAGAATTCTCGCGAGGATGATCCGAAAACGATTCGCTGTTACGTGGGGTCCAGTGCTGGAGCCTTCGTCGCCGCTATTTTGGGTGCTGGTTATCCAATCGAGTCTTTGATTAATGCCTTTCAAATCGGTTCGGGCACAACGCCCACTTTCGATAAATCGGATCTTCGTTATTTAAAACCGATTTCTTATCGCGATATCTTCAACCTCAACTCTTCGGGTCTTTTGAAATTCCTGCCGCGCACTTTGCTTGATAAAACTTTGGTGAGTGGTGGCTTTGAATCGTTATTGAAAAACGGTTTGAAACTCAACGGCTTGTTTTCTACCCGTGGGATCGAAGGCTATCTACGCAAAGAGGTTCTGCTTGATAACGACTTTGCCCGATTAGGCGTGGAGTTGTTCATCGTGGGCACACAACTGAACCACTCAAGGAAAGCTATCTTCGGGAATTTCCCCGAGTCTTTTAAAACTGCGACTACGAAATACATCAATTATTCGACGATTTCTGATGCCGTTGCCGCTTCAACGTCATTGCCCCCGGTGTTTGCTCCTTACGGAATCAAACGCCCTGATGGCAAAGAGATCTTCTATTATGATGGCGAGATCCGCGACACCCTTTCAACCCACGTAGCGGTTGATAGCGGTGCTGATCTAGTTATTTCATCTTATTCAATTCAGCCTTATCACTTTACGGAAGAGATGGGTTCATTGCATAAGTACGGCATCCCTTTGATCTTGAACCAAGCTTTGTATCAAGTCGTTCAACAAAAGATCGCGAAGCATATTCAAAATCAAAACGACATCAAAGGTATCTACAACGCTGTCGACGGTTACTTAAAACAAACTGGCGCTCCGGATGAACAACGCGAAAAGTTGCTTCAAATCATCCGCGAAAAAGTAAACCACCGCCCAGAAGTGGATTACATCTACATCGCCCCACGCCCACAAAACTACGAAATGTTCTTCGTCGACCATTTCAGTTTGAACCCAGAAATCCTAGCTCGCATCGTGCGCATCGGCTTCAAATCCGGAATCAACGTCCTCCGCCAACACGACCTCTAAAAGGTGTCTGTCACTTTTTTGGGTCTACACTGCAGCAATTAACGCAGCATGGACCCAAAAAAACGCCAGACACCCCTGAACGAAAAAACCCCGGGGGTTGCCCAGGGTTTTTCTTTAAGTTCGAATTTTCGAAATTAATTATAGGAGGCTTTTTTCTACTGCTGTGAATAGTGGGCCAGATACGAAGCCCATCAACACGATTGCTACTGCCATCACGACAACTGCAACTGTTGTTGCGTTCAATGAACGAGGAGCGATTTCTGCTTCGCCTTCTTTCATGTACATAACGACGATTGGGCGTAGGTAGTAGTAAAGACCGATCACAGAGCTGATCATACCCCAGATAGCCAACCACAAAAGACCTTCACCGATAGCTGCATTGAACATGTAGAACTTACCGAAGAAACCTAAAGTTGGTGGGATACCCGCAAGCGACAACAAGAACACAGTCATGCACAAAGCAAGCATTGGTCTATTTTTCGCGAAACCCGCAAGATCGTCGATGTTAACGATATGGCTTTCAGATTTTTCCATCATACCAGCAATCGCAAACGCACCTAAAGTCATCAATGCGTAGCTTAGAAGATAGAAGATCACACCAGAAGCACCGAACGCACCGTTTTCACTGACACCCGCAGTGATCACACCGATCAACAAGTAACCAGAGTGAGCAACTGAAGAGTAAGCGATCATACGTTTCAAGTTGTTTTGCAAAATCGCAGCTGTGTTACCAACGATCATTGTAATAACAGCCAACCATTGAAGGATGTCGAACAAGTGATCTGAACCAACCAAAGATTTCGTTGCAATGATACGCAAGAACGCTGCGAACGAAACAGCCTTAACCGCAGTCGCCATGAAGGCAGAGTGCGGAGTTGGCGAACCTTGGTAAACATCAGGAGTCCAAGCATGGAATGGAGCGATTGAAACCTTGAAGCAGAAGCCCAAGATCACGAACGCGATACCGAACAAGAACAAACGAGAAGTTTGCACAAGCTCTGCCGCATTTTCCATGAAGCTCAAGATGTTTGTGCCACCAGTTGAACCAAAGATGAAAGCAACACCGTACAAGAACACTGCTGAAGCGAATGAACCTAGTACGAAGTATTTCAAAGCAGCTTCTTTAGAAAGCTTTTCTTCGTGTGACATCGCGATCATTAGATACAATGCCAAAGACATCATCTCTAGACCGATGAACACCATCAACAAGTCTACTGCTGCAACAAGGATCAACATCCCTACTGCCGAAGACATCGCCAAGAAAATCAATTCAGAGAATTGTTTGCCTGTTGTCGCTGGATTTTCGTACATCATGATCATTGAAGCGCCCGCTGCAAGCAAAGCGATCACGCTGATCCATTGAGTAACGCCGTCAAAGATCAAACCGTTGTTGAAAGCTGTTTTACCAGCGCCACCAAACACAGCAAGAAGTGCGATCGCGATCACGATACCAAGCAAACCTTGAGTCAAAGTGACGATCGGGTTTTGCTCGCGGTTACCACGAAGAACTTTTACTGTTAGTGGGATCAAGCTTGCCAAGAACAATGCGATCATTGGCGAAACAAGAAGGATATCACTTAGTCCAATTGTCATATTCATTAGTTACCCCCTTGTGCTGCTTGAGTCGTTGTCGTTTCAGCAGAACCAGGTGTTGCAATAGTCAGGTTATAGTTGTTCTTGTTATTCACAAGGAAGTCGATACTTGCTTTTGAATAGTTCAAGAAATTGTTCGGGAAAAGACCCATCCAGAACACCATGATAACCATCGGAACAAGAACTACGATCTCGCGCGCATTCAAGTCATGAAGAGGATGGTGCTCGTCTTTAACAAGCTCCCCTTGTGGACCGAAGAATACACGTTTGAACATCCAAAGCATGTAAACCGCACCAAGAACAACGCCAGTGACAGCGAAGTAAGCGAATGCAGGTTGCGCTTTGAAAGTACCAAGCAAGATCATGAACTCACCTACGAAACCGTTCGTCATTGGAACCGCGATCGAAGAAAGAGTTACGATAAAGAAGAAGATCGTGAAGATCGGAAGTACGCCAGCCAAGCCACCGTATTTAGAAATTTCACGAGAATGAGTTCTTTCGTAGATCATACCGATCAAGATGAACAGAGCACCTGTAGAGATACCGTGATTCAACATTTGGTACAAACCACCCGTCATGCCGTAAGCATTGAACGCGAACAAACCAACCAAGATGTAACCCATGTGCGACACTGAAGAGTACGCCACAAGTTTTTTCACATCCGGTTGAACCATCGCTACCAACGCTCCGTAGATGATACCTACAGTACCGATCAACATGAACAACCATGCCCAGTACTCAGAAGCTTCAGGGAACAATGGGATCACCCAGCGCATGAAACCGTAAGTACCCATCTTCAACATAACACCGGCAAGAATAACTGAACCAGGAGTTGGTGCTTCAACGTGGGCGTCAGGCAACCAAGTATGAACCGGGAATGCCGGAACTTTGATCGCGAATGCTAAAGAGAACGCGAAGAACAACAATGTTTGAAGGCTGAAGAAAGTTCCGCCAACAAATGGGATCTTCAATTTATAGAAATCAAGCAAGTTTGCTGACATGTGACCAGTAGCTTCTTGAGTTAGGTACATCATATAGATGATCGCAACAAGCATCATCACAGAGCCCGCGAACGTGAAGATGAACAACTTAACAGTTGCATAAATTCTGCGTGCGCCACCCCAGATACCTACCATGAAGTACATCGGAACAAGTGCAAGTTCCCAGAACACATAGAAGAATACAGCGTCCATCGCCAAGAAAGTTCCAAGCATCGCAGTTTGCAAGATGAACATGCAAACGTGGAAGCCTTTTACTTTTTCAGAGATCGATGTCCAGCTAGCTAGGATAATGATCGGAGTAAGGAACGTCGTTAACATCACCAACCACAAAGAGATACCGTCGATCCCCATGAAGTATTGAATGCCGAAGCGTTCGATCCACATAAACTTCTCTACCATTTGCAAGCTTGCAGAACTTGAATCGAACTGCTGCAAAACAACTAGCGAAAGAAGGAATTCAATCACTGACAAACCAAGAGCCAGGTGGCGAAGCGTTTTAGCATTCGGCCACACAGCTACGATCAGTGCGAACAAAAGAGGTAGAAAAACAA containing:
- the lon gene encoding endopeptidase La; the encoded protein is MSFDDKVLEIPQTLPMLPVRDIVVFPYMIIPLFVGRDSSIRSVEEALAKNRLIFLASQKDISEENPTPDSIYTVGTIAMIMRMRKLSDGRVKILIQGVAKGRVKNYSKTSPSFEVAVEKIEEIPTQKTVVENEALIRTAKEHIERIIALGRPLSPDILLVLDDVSDPGRIADLIASNLGIKVQDAQKVLETHDATERLKIVNEILAAELEVMQAQGKTRGGAKDDMSKNQREYFLREQMKAIKNELGEQDSKSEEMDELRDKLVNAGMPPHVEAEALKQLGRLERMHPDASEATMVRTYLDWMADLPWSKKSEDHIDLKRAKEILDEDHYELEKAKDRIMEFLAVRKLKPNLKGPILCFGGPPGVGKTSLGKSIARAMGREYFRIALGGVKDEAEIRGHRRTYVGAMPGKIIQALRQAKTNNPVIVLDEVDKLGSDFRGDPSAAMLEVLDPEQNSTFRDNYLNVDFDLSNVLFIATANVLENIPPALRDRMEILNIPGYTENDKLLITKKHLIRRQIEANGITEENISFTDEGIKYLIAGYTREAGLRNLEREVGSVCRKVAKMVVMGEKNFVEVNPTTVPELLGPPRFQRDDKIADSQVGVVQGLAWTQAGGEVLTVEALKMKGKGHLALTGQLGDVMKESAHAAMSYAKAHMEELNIPEDFFEKYDIHIHLPAGAIPKDGPSAGITLTTALVSLMTGTPVRHDIAMTGEVTLQGRVLPVGGIREKCLAALNLGITNIIIPMACKKDLADIPKVFRDNINFIFAENLDEVFAVAFDKDAAGQAKKTGTKKTEKKTKSLAA
- a CDS encoding thermonuclease family protein; this encodes MKRFSALLISALIALSANSAFARKKKATTIFKYSGVVERCHDGDTCRVITSSNKVLKVRFAGIDCPELSQRNGKDARDYTEGLIKGRNVNLECNGNSYDRLTCTVFLDEKNINQMIVDNGWAWDSTKYSHGRYIAAVSAAKAKRLGIWADKDLVSPYCYRHPSYRKCQTDKVYMP
- a CDS encoding type II secretion system protein; amino-acid sequence: MILNKRGMTLIEVLLAIGISVVGVSIFLFFVLSSRKHVSHVDRSIILKEVLTDNVIELKGLQIADLAPIGKCFMRTYKADKTFVSETTVDLNSGACPQPDLTQNMIYIGWGMQPASDIDASFSSSSLKLPKYSDTLRKVTMQVWGWSDGEGKTIVNSQIVIFKR
- a CDS encoding patatin-like phospholipase family protein; its protein translation is MRIKDKKKVALVLSGGGIKAAAFHIGVCLALQEKGFKFAGGTKEMVRQNSREDDPKTIRCYVGSSAGAFVAAILGAGYPIESLINAFQIGSGTTPTFDKSDLRYLKPISYRDIFNLNSSGLLKFLPRTLLDKTLVSGGFESLLKNGLKLNGLFSTRGIEGYLRKEVLLDNDFARLGVELFIVGTQLNHSRKAIFGNFPESFKTATTKYINYSTISDAVAASTSLPPVFAPYGIKRPDGKEIFYYDGEIRDTLSTHVAVDSGADLVISSYSIQPYHFTEEMGSLHKYGIPLILNQALYQVVQQKIAKHIQNQNDIKGIYNAVDGYLKQTGAPDEQREKLLQIIREKVNHRPEVDYIYIAPRPQNYEMFFVDHFSLNPEILARIVRIGFKSGINVLRQHDL
- a CDS encoding NADH-quinone oxidoreductase subunit N produces the protein MNMTIGLSDILLVSPMIALFLASLIPLTVKVLRGNREQNPIVTLTQGLLGIVIAIALLAVFGGAGKTAFNNGLIFDGVTQWISVIALLAAGASMIMMYENPATTGKQFSELIFLAMSSAVGMLILVAAVDLLMVFIGLEMMSLALYLMIAMSHEEKLSKEAALKYFVLGSFASAVFLYGVAFIFGSTGGTNILSFMENAAELVQTSRLFLFGIAFVILGFCFKVSIAPFHAWTPDVYQGSPTPHSAFMATAVKAVSFAAFLRIIATKSLVGSDHLFDILQWLAVITMIVGNTAAILQNNLKRMIAYSSVAHSGYLLIGVITAGVSENGAFGASGVIFYLLSYALMTLGAFAIAGMMEKSESHIVNIDDLAGFAKNRPMLALCMTVFLLSLAGIPPTLGFFGKFYMFNAAIGEGLLWLAIWGMISSVIGLYYYLRPIVVMYMKEGEAEIAPRSLNATTVAVVVMAVAIVLMGFVSGPLFTAVEKSLL
- a CDS encoding NuoM family protein, yielding MILSSIVFLPLLFALIVAVWPNAKTLRHLALGLSVIEFLLSLVVLQQFDSSSASLQMVEKFMWIERFGIQYFMGIDGISLWLVMLTTFLTPIIILASWTSISEKVKGFHVCMFILQTAMLGTFLAMDAVFFYVFWELALVPMYFMVGIWGGARRIYATVKLFIFTFAGSVMMLVAIIYMMYLTQEATGHMSANLLDFYKLKIPFVGGTFFSLQTLLFFAFSLAFAIKVPAFPVHTWLPDAHVEAPTPGSVILAGVMLKMGTYGFMRWVIPLFPEASEYWAWLFMLIGTVGIIYGALVAMVQPDVKKLVAYSSVSHMGYILVGLFAFNAYGMTGGLYQMLNHGISTGALFILIGMIYERTHSREISKYGGLAGVLPIFTIFFFIVTLSSIAVPMTNGFVGEFMILLGTFKAQPAFAYFAVTGVVLGAVYMLWMFKRVFFGPQGELVKDEHHPLHDLNAREIVVLVPMVIMVFWMGLFPNNFLNYSKASIDFLVNNKNNYNLTIATPGSAETTTTQAAQGGN